The proteins below are encoded in one region of Vibrio sp. ED004:
- a CDS encoding DUF429 domain-containing protein: MKYIGIDGCKAGWIAWIVSDNQAPVFKVVKALDELASDLVGSTALIDMPIGFSDAQTPDRLCDKAARRFLTSKRGSSVFPVPCREAVYQTDYIAACNANVQRLGKKFSKQTWGIVPKIRELDKLIDDHPNLSIRESHPEVVFAALKGEPLTFSKRTQEGKEERLSIIQQLAPQWGEVVALAISNTKRKDVAIDDIYDAFILMLIAYHAPILSCLPELTEIGGKADKDQNGRIREIVYWKKMH; encoded by the coding sequence ATGAAATACATCGGAATTGATGGCTGTAAGGCGGGATGGATCGCTTGGATTGTCTCTGATAATCAGGCCCCTGTGTTTAAAGTGGTAAAGGCGCTTGATGAGCTAGCGAGTGATCTTGTCGGTTCTACGGCACTTATTGATATGCCGATTGGTTTCAGTGACGCGCAAACTCCAGATCGTTTATGCGACAAAGCAGCAAGGCGTTTTCTAACCAGCAAACGCGGTTCTTCGGTGTTTCCTGTGCCGTGTCGCGAGGCGGTTTACCAAACCGATTACATTGCGGCGTGTAATGCCAATGTGCAGCGGCTTGGTAAGAAGTTCTCTAAGCAAACTTGGGGGATTGTTCCTAAAATCCGAGAGCTAGATAAACTCATCGACGATCACCCGAACTTATCGATCAGAGAGTCCCACCCTGAGGTGGTGTTCGCGGCCTTGAAAGGGGAACCGCTTACGTTTTCTAAGCGAACTCAAGAGGGCAAAGAGGAAAGGCTTTCGATTATTCAGCAACTCGCCCCGCAATGGGGTGAGGTTGTGGCGTTAGCTATCTCAAACACCAAGCGTAAAGATGTCGCGATAGATGATATTTATGACGCATTCATATTGATGTTGATTGCGTATCACGCTCCAATATTGTCGTGCTTGCCTGAACTTACTGAGATTGGCGGAAAAGCTGATAAGGATCAGAATGGTCGAATTCGCGAAATCGTTTATTGGAAGAAAATGCATTAG
- a CDS encoding M15 family metallopeptidase: MKRLIVGLLATLISAASYGQVAPVSQWQCDMMKKNKVLNSGAPVGCDRLSKVDFDFVNFKGETQQGSMIVLDVIAPSVEQIFLELKQRNFPLHSARLMREFNGDDNASMEANNSSAFNARPITGGGGWSKHAYGVAIDINPVQNPFLAFDSNGTITVKPPQSATSYVNRTRFRARNDIERRGMAEDVVELFAHHGFMIWGGDWNTPIDTQHFEVGSRKFVNQLLSKPQPEAKVLFERYVESYRQCFNKNKGEGAEKARAVCAKKTVGTF, from the coding sequence ATGAAACGTTTAATTGTTGGTTTGCTGGCAACCTTGATCAGTGCGGCGAGTTACGGCCAAGTTGCGCCTGTTTCTCAGTGGCAATGCGACATGATGAAAAAGAACAAGGTATTGAATAGTGGAGCGCCTGTTGGCTGTGACCGACTATCCAAAGTGGACTTTGATTTCGTTAACTTTAAGGGCGAAACGCAACAGGGGAGCATGATCGTGCTTGATGTTATCGCCCCTTCTGTTGAACAAATCTTTTTAGAACTCAAACAGCGTAACTTCCCACTGCATTCTGCGCGCCTAATGCGAGAGTTCAACGGTGATGATAACGCCTCGATGGAAGCGAACAACAGCAGTGCGTTTAATGCTCGGCCTATCACAGGCGGAGGAGGTTGGTCGAAGCATGCTTACGGTGTGGCAATCGACATCAATCCAGTTCAAAACCCTTTCTTAGCGTTCGATAGCAACGGGACCATTACGGTCAAGCCACCACAATCGGCAACCAGCTATGTAAACAGAACTCGCTTTCGTGCTCGCAATGACATTGAGCGCCGAGGCATGGCGGAAGATGTGGTCGAGCTTTTTGCACATCATGGTTTCATGATCTGGGGAGGAGACTGGAATACCCCAATCGATACTCAGCATTTCGAGGTCGGTTCGAGAAAGTTCGTTAATCAACTGCTCTCTAAACCACAACCTGAAGCCAAAGTACTATTTGAGCGATACGTCGAATCTTACCGCCAATGTTTTAATAAAAATAAAGGTGAGGGTGCAGAAAAAGCTCGTGCTGTCTGTGCAAAGAAAACGGTCGGGACTTTTTAG